A single genomic interval of bacterium Unc6 harbors:
- a CDS encoding zinc metalloprotease HtpX, protein MGNLYEQIIDNKIRSWFLIIIFLIIVIGLGWLLGRLSGMGWGGLIIAFFIAFITGIFSYYYSDKIVLAVSGAKPVKKEDFPYLVHTVEGLAIAAGVPTPGIYFIKTQAPNAFATGRDPQHSSIAVTTGLLERLNRKELEGVVAHEMSHIKNFDIRISTLASILVGTVAILSRFFLQNLIWGGGRRRGGGGGRDGGLGAILIIVGIVLAILTPFIAQLIHLALSRQREFLADASGAELTRYPEGLAGALLKISADSHSVETASEGTAHMYFANPFGAEKRIFHLFSTHPPVKERIKRLREM, encoded by the coding sequence ATGGGTAATTTATATGAACAGATAATAGATAATAAAATCCGTTCCTGGTTTTTGATTATTATATTTCTTATTATTGTCATTGGATTAGGATGGTTGCTTGGCAGACTTTCAGGAATGGGGTGGGGTGGGCTTATTATTGCATTTTTTATTGCATTTATAACCGGTATATTCAGCTATTATTATAGCGATAAAATTGTTCTTGCAGTGTCAGGGGCTAAACCTGTTAAAAAAGAAGACTTTCCTTATCTTGTCCATACTGTTGAGGGGCTTGCAATTGCAGCAGGCGTTCCTACACCGGGTATATATTTTATTAAAACACAGGCTCCTAATGCATTTGCAACGGGAAGGGACCCGCAACACTCATCCATTGCAGTTACAACAGGACTTCTTGAGAGACTCAACAGAAAAGAATTAGAAGGTGTTGTTGCACATGAGATGTCTCATATAAAGAATTTTGATATAAGGATAAGCACCCTTGCCTCAATCCTTGTAGGAACCGTAGCTATACTTTCAAGGTTTTTCTTGCAGAATCTCATCTGGGGAGGGGGTCGCAGGCGGGGCGGAGGAGGAGGAAGAGACGGTGGTTTGGGTGCGATACTTATAATAGTGGGAATAGTTCTTGCGATACTTACCCCTTTTATTGCTCAACTAATTCACCTTGCACTTTCAAGACAGAGGGAATTTCTTGCAGATGCATCCGGTGCAGAACTTACAAGATACCCCGAGGGGCTTGCAGGTGCATTGTTAAAAATATCTGCTGACTCTCATTCTGTTGAAACCGCAAGCGAAGGCACTGCCCATATGTATTTTGCAAATCCGTTTGGAGCAGAAAAGAGAATTTTCCATCTTTTTAGCACACACCCTCCTGTTAAAGAAAGAATCAAAAGACTTAGAGAAATGTAA
- a CDS encoding fumarate hydratase: MDILSGKRIILPLKYSVAKSLKAGQWVRLTGYVYTVRDAAHKRLAKTIERGKKIPIPLKEQIIYYTGPTASFSGHIIGSCGPTTSSRMDKYTPVLLENGLVGMIGKGERSEQVRLAIKKYRAIYFVTFGGAGAFLSRFVKKCNIAAYPDLGTEAIYKIFFEDFPVMIGIETNGNCFSNKKS, translated from the coding sequence ATGGATATATTAAGTGGTAAAAGAATAATTCTTCCATTAAAATATTCTGTGGCAAAATCACTTAAAGCAGGACAATGGGTCAGGCTTACAGGCTATGTTTATACTGTGAGAGATGCCGCTCACAAAAGACTTGCAAAGACAATAGAAAGGGGTAAAAAGATTCCAATACCCTTAAAAGAACAGATAATATACTATACAGGACCTACGGCTTCGTTCAGTGGTCATATTATAGGTTCGTGCGGACCTACAACCTCATCCAGAATGGATAAATACACTCCTGTGCTTCTTGAAAACGGGCTTGTAGGGATGATAGGAAAAGGAGAAAGGTCTGAACAGGTGAGGCTTGCAATAAAAAAATACAGGGCAATATATTTTGTTACATTCGGAGGGGCGGGTGCTTTTCTTTCAAGATTTGTGAAAAAATGCAATATTGCTGCATATCCTGACCTTGGGACAGAGGCAATATATAAGATTTTTTTTGAGGATTTTCCTGTTATGATAGGGATTGAAACTAATGGAAATTGTTTTAGCAACAAGAAATCTTAA
- a CDS encoding non-canonical purine NTP pyrophosphatase — translation MEIVLATRNLKKLQELKSLLKNLEVRILTLNDFPNIPQTVEDGTTFEENALKKATEVCKFTNHFTIADDSGLEVEGLNGAPGIYSARFAGEGADDRMNNEKLLFSLKAMEGEKRKARYVCAIAIAFPDGHYKVVRGECKGIIARRLSGRCGFGYDPLFFLPRYNKTMAQISPSLKNKISHRAIALRKAYRLISKK, via the coding sequence ATGGAAATTGTTTTAGCAACAAGAAATCTTAAAAAACTTCAGGAGTTAAAATCGCTTCTTAAAAATTTGGAGGTAAGAATTTTAACCCTTAACGATTTTCCTAACATTCCTCAGACTGTAGAAGATGGAACTACTTTTGAAGAAAATGCCCTGAAAAAAGCAACGGAAGTTTGTAAATTCACAAACCATTTTACCATCGCAGATGACTCAGGACTTGAGGTTGAAGGGCTGAACGGTGCACCCGGCATATATTCTGCACGGTTTGCAGGTGAAGGTGCAGATGATAGAATGAATAATGAGAAACTTCTTTTTTCGTTAAAAGCAATGGAAGGAGAAAAAAGAAAAGCCCGTTATGTATGTGCCATAGCAATTGCTTTTCCGGACGGACATTATAAGGTTGTAAGAGGAGAATGCAAGGGTATTATTGCCCGCAGGTTGTCAGGCAGGTGTGGGTTTGGGTATGACCCTTTGTTTTTTCTTCCAAGGTATAACAAAACTATGGCACAGATTTCTCCGTCTTTGAAAAATAAAATAAGCCACAGAGCAATTGCATTAAGGAAGGCTTATAGACTTATTTCTAAAAAATAA
- a CDS encoding modification methylase, with product MAYKIIMGDCIKELERLTTTIDLTFLDPPFNQGKEYAEHDDNMPDDVYWQWMREVCSNIYKLTSQGGAIYFMQREKNTEHILSCLRESGWNLQNLIIWKKKTSAVPCSNKFGKHYQIIAYAIKGKKANVFNRLRINPPLPSNYKCKREDGMYVTDVWDDIRELTAGYFAGDEAIRKPDGNRFHKQQSPIQLLLRIVLSSSNPNDTVLDPFAGTGTTLVVAEQLRRNSVGIEKDKENINCIEKRLTNSRESDNIQRYYNDYVYTDDIEKIWGYGVGDSSKKYRVKQLSMFGSER from the coding sequence ATGGCATATAAAATAATCATGGGTGATTGCATAAAAGAATTAGAGAGATTAACAACAACTATTGATTTGACATTCCTTGATCCGCCTTTTAATCAGGGTAAAGAGTATGCTGAACATGATGATAATATGCCTGACGATGTTTACTGGCAGTGGATGCGGGAGGTATGCAGCAATATTTACAAATTAACTTCACAAGGCGGAGCAATCTATTTTATGCAAAGGGAAAAAAATACTGAACATATTTTAAGCTGTCTCAGAGAATCAGGATGGAATTTACAAAATTTAATAATCTGGAAGAAGAAAACTTCAGCAGTACCGTGCAGTAACAAATTTGGAAAACATTACCAGATAATAGCTTATGCAATCAAGGGGAAAAAGGCGAATGTTTTTAATAGATTAAGGATCAATCCACCCTTGCCGTCTAACTACAAGTGTAAACGAGAAGACGGTATGTATGTTACTGATGTATGGGACGATATCAGAGAGCTTACAGCAGGCTATTTTGCTGGAGATGAGGCTATTCGTAAACCAGATGGCAACCGTTTCCATAAACAACAATCGCCTATCCAATTGCTTTTAAGAATAGTTTTATCCTCGTCAAATCCAAACGATACAGTTTTAGACCCTTTTGCAGGAACAGGAACAACATTGGTAGTCGCGGAACAATTAAGAAGGAATTCTGTAGGCATAGAAAAAGATAAAGAAAATATAAATTGTATAGAAAAAAGGCTGACGAATAGCAGAGAGTCTGATAATATTCAAAGATATTATAATGATTATGTTTATACTGATGATATTGAAAAAATTTGGGGATATGGAGTTGGTGATAGCTCTAAAAAGTATAGAGTTAAACAGCTTTCAATGTTTGGTTCGGAGAGATGA